The following are encoded in a window of Peromyscus maniculatus bairdii isolate BWxNUB_F1_BW_parent chromosome X, HU_Pman_BW_mat_3.1, whole genome shotgun sequence genomic DNA:
- the Rap2c gene encoding ras-related protein Rap-2c gives MREYKVVVLGSGGVGKSALTVQFVTGTFIEKYDPTIEDFYRKEIEVDSSPSVLEILDTAGTEQFASMRDLYIKNGQGFILVYSLVNQQSFQDIKPMRDQIVRVKRYEKVPLILVGNKVDLEPEREVMSSEGRALAQEWGCPFMETSAKSKSMVDELFAEIVRQMNYSSLPEKQDQCCTTCVVQ, from the exons ATGAGGGAATACAAGGTAGTGGTGTTAGGGAGCGGAGGGGTTGGCAAATCTGCCCTCACTGTGCAGTTTGTCACTGGGACTTTCATTGAGAAATATGACCCCACCATTGAAGATTTCTACCGCAAAGAGATCGAAGTGGACTCTTCCCCCTCAGTACTGGAAATTCTGGACACCGCAGGAACCGAGCAGTTTGCCTCCATGAGAGATCTGTACATCAAAAACGGCCAAGGTTTCATCCTGGTGTATAGTTTGGTTAATCAACAGTCTTTTCAG GATATCAAGCCAATGAGAGATCAGATTGTGAGAGTGAAGAGATATGAAAAAGTTCCACTAATCCTAGTAGGAAACAAAGTGGATCTGGAACCAGAAAGAGAGGTTATGTCTTCGGAAGGCAGAGCTCTGGCTCAAGAATGGGGCTGCCCTTTCATGGAAACATCAGCAAAAAGTAAATCGATGGTGGATGAACTTTTTGCTGAGATCGTCAGGCAAATGAACTATTCATCCCTGCCCGAGAAGCAAGATCAGTGTTGTACAACTTGTGTTGTccagtaa